A single Burkholderia savannae DNA region contains:
- a CDS encoding fimbria/pilus periplasmic chaperone, with product MSIRRIFSGSLSHACMAAAFLPMMAHADIVLPSTRIVYPASSREVGVQALNKGKRPVLVQAWLDIGNASAKPEDVDVPFTLTPPVFRVEPGKGQTMRLRYTQEPLPQDRESVYWLNVLEIPPKAEAPKGESLLQLAYRTRIKVFFRPAGLRGRPDEVPAQIKWTIRPGENDEWVLHADNPAPYAVSFGQVSLRTARGAVDAGQGMVEAFKSADFSLKNTRSRPEGAMQVNYSVVNDYGASSKGTASVQ from the coding sequence GTGTCGATCCGTCGAATTTTCTCAGGGAGTCTCTCACATGCCTGCATGGCCGCTGCGTTTCTGCCGATGATGGCCCACGCGGATATTGTGCTTCCGAGTACGCGCATCGTCTATCCGGCTTCAAGCAGGGAAGTCGGAGTGCAAGCGCTCAACAAGGGCAAGCGACCGGTGCTTGTGCAGGCGTGGCTCGATATTGGCAATGCGTCTGCAAAGCCTGAAGACGTCGATGTTCCCTTCACGCTGACTCCCCCTGTTTTTCGCGTTGAGCCGGGCAAGGGGCAAACCATGCGTTTGCGGTACACGCAGGAGCCGTTGCCGCAGGATCGCGAGTCCGTGTACTGGCTCAACGTGCTGGAGATTCCGCCGAAAGCTGAGGCCCCGAAAGGAGAAAGCTTACTGCAGCTTGCCTACCGAACGCGCATCAAGGTGTTCTTCCGACCGGCGGGGCTACGAGGCCGTCCCGATGAGGTTCCTGCGCAGATCAAGTGGACGATACGGCCGGGTGAAAACGATGAATGGGTACTCCATGCCGACAACCCGGCACCATACGCGGTGTCGTTTGGTCAGGTTTCGCTGAGAACCGCACGAGGTGCAGTCGATGCCGGCCAAGGCATGGTGGAGGCCTTTAAGTCGGCCGATTTTTCGCTGAAGAACACGAGGAGTCGGCCTGAAGGTGCGATGCAGGTCAACTACTCTGTCGTCAATGACTATGGCGCTTCGAGCAAGGGGACGGCATCCGTTCAGTAG
- a CDS encoding fimbrial protein — protein MKTKQKNVLNASAALLLGMGVIVSAYASDGEVDFQGIVTAQTCTVDATSKNLNVPLPTVSANSLAKPGDAVGSQLFTIKVSDCSSGTKAVAAAFEANASLDASTGNLKNQSDDTAAAKNVEIQLMNSDSSPITVGNASTVKSTPVVSGSASMDYRAKYVAVDGAATAGPVQSHVTYSLNYQ, from the coding sequence ATGAAAACAAAGCAAAAGAACGTGCTCAACGCGAGCGCTGCGTTGCTGCTGGGAATGGGCGTAATCGTGTCGGCCTACGCTTCGGACGGTGAAGTGGATTTTCAAGGAATCGTGACGGCGCAAACCTGCACTGTTGACGCCACCAGCAAAAACCTGAATGTGCCTTTGCCGACAGTATCAGCCAATTCTTTGGCAAAACCGGGAGATGCGGTCGGTTCGCAATTGTTCACGATAAAGGTAAGCGACTGTTCGAGCGGTACGAAAGCGGTGGCGGCTGCGTTTGAGGCGAATGCAAGCCTCGACGCGAGTACCGGCAACCTAAAGAATCAGAGTGATGATACCGCTGCCGCAAAGAATGTAGAAATTCAACTAATGAACTCGGACAGTTCCCCGATTACCGTGGGTAATGCATCGACGGTGAAATCGACGCCGGTTGTCAGCGGGTCAGCATCGATGGATTACAGGGCGAAATACGTCGCCGTCGACGGTGCAGCCACGGCAGGACCTGTGCAGAGTCACGTAACGTACTCGCTCAATTATCAGTAA